The stretch of DNA CCAGCTGCTCCTTGGGGACAGCGAGCATTCCGAAGGGGTAGTTGTCCCGCAGGTCCTGCTTCGTGGTCAGCGGCAGGGCGGCGAGGTCCGCCGCGGTCGCGGGCAGGGGGCCCGAGTTCAGCCGCTCGCGGTAGAAGGGCGAGCGGGCCGCCCAGGCGACGGTCTGCTGCAGCTGCTTCTCCTGGATGCGCCGCAGGTCCTCCAGGCCGTTCCACTGGCCGAGTTGAGGCAGGCTCGAACGTGGGTCAGTCACCGCTTTTCCTCTCCCAAGAGTCGATGCGCGTTGTCCCAGGCGATCTGCCGCCACTGCTCGGGCGGTATCCGCAGCGCCCGGAACTTGGCGAGCTCCACGGCCGGATGCTGGAGCGGGAACTCGGAGCCGAACACCACCCGCCCCGCACCGAGGCGGTCCAGTGCCGCATCGGCCACGCACGTGTAGCCGCCGGAGGTCTCCAGCGAGATGTTGGCCTCGTCCCGGATCAGGGTGAGCGCGTAGAAGTCGATGTTGCCGATGCCGCTGTGCCCGAGCACGAAGTCCACCCGCGGGAACCGTCGGGCCAGGCCGACCAGGTCGGCCACGCCCGCGCCGGGCCGGTTCAGGCACACCACGTACACCGGGTGGCCGAACTCCGCTGCCACGCCCACGAGTTCCTCGACGCGCGGGTCGGTCAGGCCGATGCCGTGGACGGCCGGTGAGACCTCCAGACCGCGGAACTCGGCGGCCCTGGCCCGGTATTCGTCCGGCGGACGGTGCGGGTTGGCGAAGAAGAACGGCACCAGGCGGCCGTCGGTGCCCGCGCAGGTCTCCAGGACCGCGTCGTTGTCGACGTCGGTCTCGACATGGCCGCCCTCGACGAGCTGGCGGGAGAGGCGGTCCAGGTCGATGGTGCCGCCCGCGCACACCACCGCCCGTTCGAGACCGCACTCGTCCAGGGTCGACAGAAGCCGCTCACCGGCTCCCGGCCTGGGGGCCAGGCGTACGTGGAAGTCCAGTACGGGCTGTGCGGTCATCGCTGCCACCGCTCGTCCCCCGGCGCGGTCGTCGCTCACTTCTCGATGCAGAACTCGTCGATCGGGTAGCCGACGTGCCGTTGCTCGGCCGGCAGATGGCCCAGCACCTTCGTGCCCGCCGTCAGATCCGTGACGTTCAGGACCGTGCCGCCCGGACCGAGCACCCGTACGTGCCAGTCGTCCTGGACGATGAGGTTGACCTTCACGCCCGAGGCCGAGACCAGGTCGATGGCGAGCAGGGGACGTGTCTCGATCTTGACCCGGCCCACGGTGACGACCCGCGACTTGCCCTTCGCGTCGACGGCGAGGACCCTCCCGCCGGAGACGAGTTCACTGAGGTAATTGGTGCGCCCGTCCGCCGACAGCGTGTAGGAGTGCAGCGCACCGGCGTTGACCCGGAACGGCCGGGTCGGCATGTACGGGAGCGGGTGGGTCTCGCTGCAGCACAGGATCATGCCGGTGGAGTGCGAGCCGACGAGAATGCCCTCGTCGAGCCGGAAGTTCGTGCAGGTGTCGACGCAGGCCCGTTCGCCCATCCCCACGCGCCGGATCCCGGTGACCTCGAGCTCCACCAGCGGCAGGTCGGCCGCCTTGCTGACGGCGGCGGCCTTCAGTTCGGTGGCCTCCCCCACCGCGCGCGGGGCGAGCATCACGCCGTCGGAACCGTGCTCCAGGACGCCGAAGACGATCTCTCCTTCCTCGACGTCGGCCACCTGCGTGATGATGCTGCCCTCGGCCCCGGCCGCGGCGGCCAGCACGATCTCCAGCGGGATCTTGGTGGGGTCCCGGAAGTACAGCAGGCTCCACTTGTCGAGGCGTGCCGCGCGGCAGGCGTCCTCGAGGCTGGCTGCGTCCGTGATCTCCACGTACCTGCCGAACTCCACGTCGGGGTACTGCTGCGCCAGTTCGGCGGGCTCCCCGTGGCGGGCCGGGTCGACTATGACGAGGTCGGCGGGTTCCAGCTTCTCCGGCAGCGGCTGAGTACGCGGGAACAGGACCTTCTTCAGCGTCGGGGGCAGCGGCTCCAGGTCGGCCGGATCGGCCGCCACGATGGCGTCCACCCGCTGGTGGACGGCCTCCTCGATGATGGCTTCCTTGGCTCCGTCGGCGTTGCGGATGTCCAGCCAGCACAGTTTCACGGGTATCTCCTGGAAGAGGTAAGGGAGTTCACAGGTCCACAGGACTTGAGGGGGCTCAGGACGTGAGGGCGAGCCGGCTGTCCACGGCGTCCCGCTCCGGGACGTGCCGCGATTCATGCACGAGCCGCGCGATCGAAGCGGCCATCCAACCGGGCTGGTCGGCCTGGAAGACGTTGCGTCCCATGGCCACGCCGGACGCACCGCCCTTCAGCGCGTCGGACACGAAGTCCAGCACCACGTCGCTCTCGGCGGAGCGCGGGCCGCCGGCCACGATGACGGGGATCGGACAGGCCGCCACCACATCGGCCATCCGCTCGGGCGTGCCCGCGTAGTCGGTCTTGACGATGTCCGCGCCGAGGTCGGCGGCCAGCGACGCGGCGTGCGCCACGAGTTCGGGCGCCCGCGAGTCGCTGATGTGCGGTCCTCTGGCGTACACCATGGCGAGCAGCGGGACGTTCCAGCGGTCGCACTCCTCCGCCACGGCCGCCAGATCCGCGACCTGCCGGGCCTCCTGGCGCGAGCCCAGATTGACGTGCACGCTGACCGCGTCGGCGCCGAGCCGCAGCGCCTCCTCCACGTGGGCGACCAGATACTTCGCGTCCGGATCCGGCGCGTGCCGTGTACTCGCGTTCAGGTGCATGATCAGCGACATGTCGCCGAACCAGCCGTGGTCGACATGGCGCAGGCTGCCCTTGTGCAGCACCACGGCGTCGACGCCGGTGCCTGCGAGCTCTCCGAGCAGGGCGTCGAGATCGCCGCGGGGCAGCGGCCCGTCGGTGACGGAATGATCGAGCGGCACGACGAGCAGGCGCCCGTCGCCGTGCCGGAACAGGCGTCGCAGGCGGAGATCGCGAGCGAACGAAGCGTTGTGTACAGCCACTGTGTCCTGCCTCTCTCAAACGGTGGCGGAACGGCCGGAGTTCGCGGACGTGACGTCTGTCGGCTCATGCCGGTCGAGCTGGAACTCTCGGTGCAGGGTCTCGACGGCGTCGACGGTGCGCTCGCGCGGCACGATCACGGAGAGCCGCGTCTGGGACGTGGACATCCAGCTCGTGGGAATCCCGGACGCGGCTAGGGCCGCCATGAGCCTGGCCGTGTACTCCGGGCGGCTGAGCAGGCCCATCCCGACCACCGAGACCTTGCCGACGTTCTCGTCGAAGTGCACGCCTCCGCCGAAGGCCGCCGTCAGCTCGTGCAGTGCGGCCCGCACGGGGCCGGCCTGGCTGCGGCGGATCGTGAACCCCATGCGGAACTCGCTCTCGTGGGGCCCGGACCTGGCCACCAGGTCGACCACCGTTCCCTCGGCGGCCAGCACCTCGAAAACGTCGGGCGCCAGGTCCCGGCGGATGTCGCGGCAATGCACAAGGACGCGGGCGACGTCGGTGTCATGGGTCACCGCCACCACGGCCCGCCGGGTCTCGAGGAGCCGGCTGTCCCGCCTTTCGGCGACGGTCGTTCCCGGTGCCTGCGATGACGCGTTCCTGACGCGCACTTCGACCCCTTCCATGGCAGCCAGTTCGATGCAGCGGGTGTGCAGGATCCGTGCGCCCGCGAACGCCATCTCGGCCATGACGCCGGGGTCGATCCACGGCAGGCAGCGGGCCGCGGGCAGGATGCGGGGATCGGCGCTGAACACGCCGTCCACGTCGGTGTAGATCTCGCAGGCCGACGCCCCGAGTTGCGCCGCGAGCGCCACCGCGGTCGTGTCGGAGCCGCCGCGCCCGAGCGTGGCGACGTCCCCGGCGTGATCGACCCCCTGGAATCCCGTGACCACGGCGACCTTTCCGCCGTCCAGGGCCGCCCGCACCCGCGCCGCCCCGATCTCCGCGATGAGCGCGTCGCCGTGCCGGTCGGTGGTGCGTATCCCGGCCTGCTGGCCGGTGAGTGAAATCGCGGGCACTCCAAGGCCGTTGAGGGCCAGAGCCATCAGCGCGGCCGACTCGCTCTCGCCCACGGCCAGCAGTTGGTCCAGTTCCCGGGACGGCGCCGCGGCGCCCACGTCCGCCGCGAGCCGCAGCAGATCGTCCGTCCTGCCACCGCGCGCCGAGACGACCACGGCCACCGACGGTCCGCGGCGCCGCGCCTTCGCGATGCGGAGGGCGGCGTGGTGAACGCGGTCAAGCGTCTGCAAAGAGGTACCGCCATATTTTTGGACCAGCACATCCACAGTCGTTTCACCGCTCTCGTCGAACCGGTATGCCGACGACAGTAATTGCGATGCGCCTGCCCGCCCACTACCTGCGTGAGTAGTGCCACCGCATTCAGTTATTCACGCCATGGCCCCGGGTCCGTTACCGGAAACACGCGATGGCGTCCTCACGTCATTGTGCGACGCTTTTCGCCGCCGCAGTATCCAGGGGCGTGATCTGATCTCACGCAAAGGGGAGCGAAATGTACGGGACGGATTCGACCACGGCCGGCTCCCCGGATCCGCTGGCCGGCCTAGGCGCGGACGGTCGCGCCTTCGCCCTGCTCCACCGGCCCGGCTCGGCGCCGGACCCGCTCGTGGAGGTCCTGACCGGCGAGGTCCGCGCCGTGGGCAGTCTGGCCGAACTGCCCCTGCCCGAGGGGCCGACGAGCGGGGCGCGACATGATCTGCTCGTGGCGGTGCCGTACCGGCAGATCACCGAGCGCGGCTTCGACTGCATCGACGACGCTGCGCCGCTGCTCGCCATGCGCGTCCACGAGCAGGCTCAACTCAGCCTGAGTCAGGCCCTGGTGGGCCTGCCCGAGCAGGACGTACGCGTATCCGAGGCCGGATTCGACATCAGCGACGAGGAGTACGCGGCGATCGTCGAGCAGGTGCTCGGCGAGGAGATCGGGCAGGGCGCGGGATCCAACTTCGTCATCAGACGTTCCTTCACCGCACGACTCGAGGATCACTCCATCCGTACGGAGCTCGCCATCTTCCGGCGGCTGCTCACGGGCGAGCTCGGGTCGTACTGGACGTTCCTGTTCCACACCGGAGCGGGAACCTTCATCGGCGCATCGCCGGAGCGGCACGTGAGCAGGGCCGCCGACGGCACCGTTTCGATGAACCCCATCAGCGGGACCTATCGGCACCCCGCGACCGGCCCGGACATTTCCGGGCTTCTGGAGTTCCTGAACGACCCGAAAGAGGCCAATGAACTCTATATGGTCGTCGACGAAGAGCTGAAAATGATGGCCCGTATGTGCGGATCAGGCGGTCAGGTCCACGGCCCGTTCCTCAAGGAAATGGCGCGCCTGACCCATTCCGAATACGTCCTGACCGGCCACAGCGATCTCGACGTACGCGACGTACTGCGGGAGACGCTGCTCGCGCCGACCGTCACCGGCAGCCCTCTGGAGAACGCGTTCCGGGTCATCCGCCGCCATGAAACGACGGGCCGCGGCTACTACGGCGGCGTCCTCGCGCTGATGGGCCACGACGCGGCCGGCAGCCGCACCCTCGACTCGGCGATCATGATCCGGACCGCGGAGATCGGCGACGCCGGTCAACTGCGCCTGGGCGTCGGCGCCTCGCTCGTCCGGGACTCCCACCCCGATTCCGAGGTGGCCGAGACCCGGGCCAAGGCCGCGGGCATGCTCGAGGCACTCGGCCTCGCCCCGGTGGACAGCGGCGTCGAGCCCACGTCGGCGGGAGCCTGCGCGTCACCCGCCGCCCATCCCCGGGTGCGCCAGGCGCTGAAGGCCCGCAACACCACGCTCTCGCGCTTCTGGCTCGACGGAGCACACCGGCGACAGCCGGACCCGGCGCTGGAAGGGCGGCGGGTGCTGGTCGTCGACAACGAAGACACCTTCATGGGGATGCTCGGCCACCAGCTGCGGGCGCTCGGCCTGCGCACCACGATCACGCGGTTCGACGAGCCGCTGC from Streptomyces sp. BA2 encodes:
- a CDS encoding aspartate kinase, which encodes MDVLVQKYGGTSLQTLDRVHHAALRIAKARRRGPSVAVVVSARGGRTDDLLRLAADVGAAAPSRELDQLLAVGESESAALMALALNGLGVPAISLTGQQAGIRTTDRHGDALIAEIGAARVRAALDGGKVAVVTGFQGVDHAGDVATLGRGGSDTTAVALAAQLGASACEIYTDVDGVFSADPRILPAARCLPWIDPGVMAEMAFAGARILHTRCIELAAMEGVEVRVRNASSQAPGTTVAERRDSRLLETRRAVVAVTHDTDVARVLVHCRDIRRDLAPDVFEVLAAEGTVVDLVARSGPHESEFRMGFTIRRSQAGPVRAALHELTAAFGGGVHFDENVGKVSVVGMGLLSRPEYTARLMAALAASGIPTSWMSTSQTRLSVIVPRERTVDAVETLHREFQLDRHEPTDVTSANSGRSATV
- a CDS encoding 2-amino-3,7-dideoxy-D-threo-hept-6-ulosonate synthase, with translation MAVHNASFARDLRLRRLFRHGDGRLLVVPLDHSVTDGPLPRGDLDALLGELAGTGVDAVVLHKGSLRHVDHGWFGDMSLIMHLNASTRHAPDPDAKYLVAHVEEALRLGADAVSVHVNLGSRQEARQVADLAAVAEECDRWNVPLLAMVYARGPHISDSRAPELVAHAASLAADLGADIVKTDYAGTPERMADVVAACPIPVIVAGGPRSAESDVVLDFVSDALKGGASGVAMGRNVFQADQPGWMAASIARLVHESRHVPERDAVDSRLALTS
- a CDS encoding 3-dehydroquinate synthase II family protein, whose protein sequence is MKLCWLDIRNADGAKEAIIEEAVHQRVDAIVAADPADLEPLPPTLKKVLFPRTQPLPEKLEPADLVIVDPARHGEPAELAQQYPDVEFGRYVEITDAASLEDACRAARLDKWSLLYFRDPTKIPLEIVLAAAAGAEGSIITQVADVEEGEIVFGVLEHGSDGVMLAPRAVGEATELKAAAVSKAADLPLVELEVTGIRRVGMGERACVDTCTNFRLDEGILVGSHSTGMILCCSETHPLPYMPTRPFRVNAGALHSYTLSADGRTNYLSELVSGGRVLAVDAKGKSRVVTVGRVKIETRPLLAIDLVSASGVKVNLIVQDDWHVRVLGPGGTVLNVTDLTAGTKVLGHLPAEQRHVGYPIDEFCIEK
- a CDS encoding amidohydrolase family protein; the encoded protein is MTAQPVLDFHVRLAPRPGAGERLLSTLDECGLERAVVCAGGTIDLDRLSRQLVEGGHVETDVDNDAVLETCAGTDGRLVPFFFANPHRPPDEYRARAAEFRGLEVSPAVHGIGLTDPRVEELVGVAAEFGHPVYVVCLNRPGAGVADLVGLARRFPRVDFVLGHSGIGNIDFYALTLIRDEANISLETSGGYTCVADAALDRLGAGRVVFGSEFPLQHPAVELAKFRALRIPPEQWRQIAWDNAHRLLGEEKR
- a CDS encoding anthranilate synthase family protein, with the protein product MYGTDSTTAGSPDPLAGLGADGRAFALLHRPGSAPDPLVEVLTGEVRAVGSLAELPLPEGPTSGARHDLLVAVPYRQITERGFDCIDDAAPLLAMRVHEQAQLSLSQALVGLPEQDVRVSEAGFDISDEEYAAIVEQVLGEEIGQGAGSNFVIRRSFTARLEDHSIRTELAIFRRLLTGELGSYWTFLFHTGAGTFIGASPERHVSRAADGTVSMNPISGTYRHPATGPDISGLLEFLNDPKEANELYMVVDEELKMMARMCGSGGQVHGPFLKEMARLTHSEYVLTGHSDLDVRDVLRETLLAPTVTGSPLENAFRVIRRHETTGRGYYGGVLALMGHDAAGSRTLDSAIMIRTAEIGDAGQLRLGVGASLVRDSHPDSEVAETRAKAAGMLEALGLAPVDSGVEPTSAGACASPAAHPRVRQALKARNTTLSRFWLDGAHRRQPDPALEGRRVLVVDNEDTFMGMLGHQLRALGLRTTITRFDEPLPPAGFDLVIVGPGPGDPRDVADPRMKTLRALTRDLLAGSVPFLSICLAHQVLAGELGLDVVRRAVPNQGVQKRVDLFDRSELVGFYNTYAARSEHDFIPGTGQRKPIDISRNPRTGEVHALRGAGFRSVQFHLESILTQHGPQILGELLSSLLKGSQI